In the Candidatus Mycosynbacter amalyticus genome, one interval contains:
- a CDS encoding LCP family protein gives MSKPKHSVDGFVPRNRGRTVGATPVQTPANPKLPQVKDHAPTPGIEADARPRVGVSRSEIDDSLKQIDEPERDVKGRVKKTPEQKAKRKKIIKRVLIALLIVILAVAGYVGVKAYMAGSKAFKGNIFDFVQKAPLKMDENGRSNILVVGTSEDDEGGEHPGGNLTDSIMVLSIDQNKKNAYMVSMPRDMWVKLDEACDVGYEAKINTVYMCGSENGKNEAAGMAALQKKVGEVFGMDLQYYVHVNNTVVRDAVDAVGGITVTIESEDPRGIYDPNFDWQCGHKCHMVDYKNGQVAQMDGAHALAFARARNAQGGYGLPNGNFDREKNQQKVLRAIQEKAISAGTLTNVGKVTALMDAFGNNLRTNFEVKEIRTLADLGQVVKGDKLQSISLTKEGEMVLTTGNVSGQSVVKPLDGLYDYSGVQKYIQKQINSDDVTKEAAEVAVLNGSGIAGAAQVEADKLESKGFTLGAVDNAPAGDYGKVKIYQIGDGNAATKARLQKIYGVKVTAGDPPALVGAETKFVVVVGTIAQSQSQ, from the coding sequence ATGAGTAAACCAAAACACTCTGTTGATGGATTTGTGCCACGAAATCGTGGTCGCACAGTGGGAGCTACGCCAGTTCAAACACCGGCTAATCCTAAGTTGCCACAGGTCAAAGATCATGCACCGACACCTGGTATCGAAGCGGATGCTCGTCCGCGAGTAGGCGTGAGTCGCAGTGAGATTGACGATTCACTAAAGCAGATCGACGAGCCGGAGCGTGACGTCAAGGGCCGTGTCAAAAAAACACCCGAGCAAAAGGCGAAACGCAAAAAAATTATCAAGCGTGTGTTGATTGCGCTACTTATAGTTATTTTGGCGGTTGCTGGATATGTGGGCGTGAAAGCCTACATGGCTGGTAGTAAAGCGTTTAAGGGCAATATCTTTGACTTCGTACAGAAAGCACCACTCAAGATGGATGAAAACGGTCGATCGAATATCTTGGTCGTCGGTACATCGGAAGACGATGAAGGGGGCGAACATCCTGGTGGTAATCTAACAGACTCTATCATGGTACTCAGTATCGATCAAAATAAGAAGAACGCCTACATGGTGAGTATGCCGCGTGATATGTGGGTCAAGCTCGACGAGGCCTGCGATGTGGGCTACGAGGCGAAAATCAACACGGTCTATATGTGTGGCTCCGAAAACGGCAAAAACGAAGCAGCTGGCATGGCAGCCTTGCAGAAAAAGGTCGGTGAAGTGTTCGGTATGGACTTGCAGTACTATGTGCACGTCAATAACACCGTAGTGCGCGACGCTGTCGACGCTGTAGGTGGTATAACTGTGACGATCGAAAGCGAAGATCCACGGGGCATTTATGACCCGAACTTCGACTGGCAGTGTGGGCATAAGTGTCATATGGTGGACTACAAAAATGGACAAGTGGCGCAGATGGACGGTGCACACGCACTAGCGTTTGCCCGTGCGCGCAATGCGCAGGGTGGCTACGGTTTGCCAAATGGCAACTTCGATCGCGAGAAAAACCAGCAAAAAGTTCTCCGCGCAATCCAGGAAAAGGCGATTAGCGCAGGCACGCTGACAAATGTCGGCAAGGTGACGGCGCTGATGGATGCATTTGGGAATAATCTCCGTACTAATTTCGAGGTTAAAGAGATTCGTACGCTGGCAGATCTCGGCCAGGTAGTAAAGGGTGACAAGCTACAGTCGATTAGCCTCACAAAAGAAGGTGAAATGGTACTGACGACGGGTAATGTGAGCGGACAAAGTGTCGTTAAGCCGCTGGACGGTCTCTATGATTACAGCGGCGTACAAAAATACATCCAGAAACAGATCAACAGCGACGATGTCACGAAAGAGGCGGCCGAAGTGGCAGTGCTCAACGGCTCTGGTATCGCTGGCGCAGCACAAGTGGAGGCCGATAAGCTTGAAAGTAAAGGCTTTACTCTGGGCGCGGTAGACAACGCACCTGCTGGCGACTATGGCAAAGTCAAGATATACCAGATCGGTGATGGTAACGCCGCCACCAAAGCTCGCCTGCAAAAAATCTACGGTGTCAAGGTCACCGCCGGTGATCCACCAGCACTAGTGGGTGCCGAGACCAAGTTTGTAGTGGTCGTTGGTACAATCGCACAGAGTCAATCTCAGTAA
- a CDS encoding ParB/RepB/Spo0J family partition protein, translated as MVKKGLGRGFSSLIPDELLDESFDPTASQDQQVSDLRQIKVSQIVPDAEQPRRHFDEQALDELAASIGEHGVVQPIVVVPRGDGYVIVAGERRWRAAGRAGLDKIPALVRTLSAQHKLELSLIENLQRKDLNPLETATAYLKLRDQFNLSMSEIATRMGARNPSTISNKMRLLKLHSAVKEALVAGQVTEGQVRPLIGLDTEIVEDVLPQILKEQWSARRIEQFIVDLKKTDKTTPKEAAKATNHESEVQRLTKRFAAPVKIRTNSRGAGAITISFKNADEFARIEKLLNGE; from the coding sequence ATGGTTAAAAAAGGACTAGGGCGCGGTTTTTCGTCACTGATACCGGATGAGTTACTGGACGAATCCTTTGATCCGACAGCGTCGCAGGACCAGCAGGTGAGTGATCTGCGTCAGATCAAAGTCTCACAGATTGTGCCGGACGCGGAGCAGCCGCGTCGACATTTTGACGAACAAGCGCTTGACGAATTGGCAGCATCTATCGGCGAGCATGGTGTAGTGCAGCCTATCGTAGTGGTGCCGCGAGGCGATGGCTATGTGATTGTGGCCGGTGAACGACGCTGGCGCGCCGCCGGTAGGGCTGGACTCGACAAGATTCCCGCCCTAGTACGAACACTAAGCGCGCAGCACAAGCTCGAGCTATCGCTGATAGAAAATTTGCAGCGCAAAGACCTTAATCCACTCGAGACAGCTACGGCATACCTCAAGTTGCGTGATCAGTTTAATCTGTCGATGAGTGAAATTGCTACGCGTATGGGAGCGAGAAATCCAAGCACCATCAGCAACAAGATGCGTCTTCTCAAGCTACACTCTGCCGTAAAGGAAGCTCTTGTGGCTGGACAGGTCACCGAAGGGCAGGTACGTCCACTGATCGGGCTTGATACGGAGATTGTAGAAGATGTGCTGCCGCAGATTCTGAAGGAGCAGTGGAGCGCACGTCGTATCGAGCAGTTTATCGTGGACCTTAAGAAGACAGATAAAACCACACCCAAAGAAGCGGCAAAAGCTACAAACCATGAGTCAGAAGTGCAGCGACTCACGAAACGCTTTGCGGCCCCTGTTAAGATCCGAACCAATAGTCGGGGTGCCGGTGCTATCACCATCTCATTCAAAAACGCCGACGAGTTTGCGCGTATTGAAAAGCTGCTGAATGGTGAGTAG
- the lepB gene encoding signal peptidase I, producing the protein MNTSFLQRHQGLRDVLGLIVFVVCVAAGTLFINTFIFRTFSVVGPSMETTMYTGDRLIVNRLPVTGAQLQNKEYVPNRGQIIVFKNPNYTIGSPDEYIVKRVIGFPGERVVVKDGKITVYNAGHPAGFNPDDANHGEPGQPTSGDVDETVPDGTLFVSGDHRQGNFSLDSRSGLGTIPYYDVVGPVSLRIWPLDKIRTF; encoded by the coding sequence GTGAATACAAGTTTTCTACAACGACATCAGGGTCTCCGTGATGTACTCGGTCTCATTGTCTTCGTCGTCTGCGTAGCAGCCGGCACGCTTTTCATCAATACGTTTATATTTCGTACTTTTTCTGTCGTCGGACCCAGCATGGAAACGACGATGTATACCGGTGATCGCCTGATTGTCAATCGCCTCCCCGTCACTGGTGCCCAACTCCAAAACAAGGAGTATGTACCAAACCGTGGCCAGATCATAGTATTCAAAAACCCCAACTACACCATAGGGAGCCCCGACGAATACATCGTTAAAAGAGTTATTGGATTCCCAGGTGAACGCGTAGTCGTCAAAGACGGCAAGATCACCGTCTATAACGCTGGCCACCCGGCTGGCTTCAATCCAGATGACGCCAATCACGGCGAACCAGGCCAGCCCACAAGTGGCGATGTCGATGAAACGGTTCCTGACGGCACATTGTTCGTATCAGGCGACCATCGCCAGGGCAACTTCTCGCTCGATTCACGCAGTGGCCTCGGTACTATCCCCTACTATGATGTTGTTGGTCCTGTCAGTCTCCGTATCTGGCCGCTCGACAAAATTCGCACATTTTAG
- a CDS encoding S1C family serine protease has translation MTTKTSSKSTDTRPKTKAAPQAVAPPPAGKPPRASHSRMGQRVSLVITVFVVALLGGGIGTWTMTHFSNPLRVITHSQNDGNILRSQSEQDISQVVTKVAPSVVSISTNVENSRGQAVGQGAGTGIIVSKDGYVMTNNHVIDGASTVSITTSAGDIYENVKVIGSDPLNDVAFLKISGVNNLAAAELGDSSTLKIGQSVVAIGNSLGEYNNTVTSGIVSGLNRPVTASSGDGNSTESLTGLVQTDAAINPGNSGGPLVNSAGQVVGINTAVASDAQGIGFAIPINATKGVLASVIENGKVERAYIGVRYVDITPAIAKEKNLPVKQGALVSGDNSTEAVVSGGPADKAGIKDGDIITKINNSVVGEEGSITTIIGQYKPGDAVQVTYLRDGKEQATKLTLAKYEGASQTTTQSQSTQQDEEQSIDPRSLFGF, from the coding sequence ATGACCACAAAAACTTCATCGAAATCTACAGATACAAGGCCCAAGACAAAAGCAGCCCCCCAAGCGGTGGCACCGCCGCCTGCCGGCAAACCACCTCGCGCGTCGCACAGTAGAATGGGGCAACGAGTTAGTCTGGTGATCACGGTGTTTGTCGTGGCGTTACTCGGTGGCGGGATCGGCACCTGGACTATGACGCATTTTAGCAATCCACTGAGGGTCATCACACATTCCCAAAACGACGGCAATATCCTGCGCTCACAGTCGGAGCAGGACATCTCTCAGGTAGTGACGAAGGTTGCGCCAAGTGTGGTCTCTATTTCAACCAATGTCGAAAACTCACGCGGCCAAGCAGTTGGTCAGGGTGCAGGTACAGGCATAATCGTGAGCAAAGATGGCTATGTGATGACCAATAATCATGTGATAGACGGCGCAAGTACTGTCTCGATCACGACTTCTGCTGGTGATATCTACGAAAACGTCAAAGTCATCGGTTCAGACCCACTTAACGACGTAGCGTTTCTGAAGATATCAGGTGTGAATAACTTGGCGGCTGCAGAATTGGGCGACTCAAGTACGCTCAAAATTGGACAGAGTGTCGTCGCAATTGGTAATTCGCTCGGTGAGTATAACAACACGGTTACTAGTGGGATTGTCTCTGGATTGAATCGTCCTGTCACGGCTTCATCTGGTGATGGTAATAGTACCGAATCACTTACGGGTCTTGTGCAGACAGATGCAGCAATCAATCCAGGTAACTCTGGTGGTCCGCTCGTCAATAGCGCCGGTCAGGTGGTCGGTATCAATACGGCTGTGGCCAGCGATGCGCAGGGTATCGGTTTTGCGATTCCTATTAACGCAACCAAAGGCGTACTGGCAAGCGTGATTGAAAACGGCAAGGTAGAACGAGCCTACATAGGTGTGCGCTACGTCGATATTACCCCAGCTATTGCCAAAGAGAAAAACTTACCTGTCAAGCAAGGTGCACTGGTGAGCGGCGATAATAGCACTGAGGCAGTGGTATCTGGTGGTCCAGCCGACAAAGCCGGTATCAAAGACGGAGATATCATCACCAAGATCAATAATTCCGTGGTGGGCGAAGAGGGTAGTATTACGACTATCATCGGACAGTACAAACCAGGTGACGCTGTTCAGGTGACCTATCTCCGCGACGGCAAAGAACAGGCAACCAAATTGACACTTGCTAAGTACGAGGGTGCATCGCAGACGACCACGCAATCACAGAGCACGCAGCAAGACGAAGAGCAATCTATCGATCCACGCAGCCTGTTTGGATTCTAG
- a CDS encoding ParA family protein encodes MTTVISVTNQKGGVGKTTSAVNIAYYLAKSGKKTLLVDFDPQGNATSGLGIDKESLDGTMSEVMLETKLLRDIIIETEFKNLYLAPSTPHLANTEVELAQANRRFTRLRNAINTTPNYDYVIIDSPPSLSLLTVNGLIAARYVLLPVQAEFYALEGLGQLLETMKLIRKNMNPTLDLIGVLPTMVDKRTSLSTQVHEEIKKHFPGRVFKTTVPRNIRLAEAPSHGLPIGEYDKWSKGARAYKAVTKELEERIDG; translated from the coding sequence ATGACAACTGTTATTTCGGTGACGAATCAGAAAGGTGGGGTCGGTAAGACAACGAGCGCGGTGAATATCGCGTATTATTTGGCAAAGTCTGGCAAGAAGACGCTGCTGGTGGATTTTGACCCGCAAGGTAACGCTACGAGCGGACTCGGGATTGACAAAGAATCGCTCGACGGGACGATGAGCGAAGTGATGCTTGAGACAAAGCTACTCCGCGACATAATTATCGAGACGGAGTTCAAGAATCTGTATTTGGCGCCGAGCACCCCACACCTGGCAAATACTGAGGTAGAGCTAGCACAGGCAAACCGTCGCTTCACGCGCCTGCGGAATGCTATCAATACAACGCCGAATTACGATTATGTGATTATCGATAGTCCTCCAAGTCTGAGTCTTCTGACCGTCAACGGGCTGATCGCAGCGCGCTATGTGCTGCTTCCGGTACAAGCGGAATTCTATGCGCTCGAAGGACTAGGGCAGTTGCTTGAGACGATGAAGCTAATACGCAAAAATATGAATCCGACGCTTGATCTAATCGGTGTGCTGCCAACTATGGTAGATAAGCGTACCAGTCTCAGTACGCAGGTGCATGAAGAGATTAAGAAGCATTTTCCCGGTCGTGTGTTCAAAACAACTGTACCGCGCAACATTCGTCTAGCTGAAGCACCAAGCCACGGATTGCCAATAGGCGAATACGACAAATGGAGCAAGGGTGCACGGGCTTACAAGGCAGTTACGAAGGAGCTGGAGGAGCGAATCGATGGTTAA
- the prmC gene encoding peptide chain release factor N(5)-glutamine methyltransferase, which yields MTISAWLIDATKQLKDIGIESNRLDAELILAHTLRKPRTYLHAHLDEEIDERRYDIANARLDLRLERTPLAYITGHKEFYGRSFSVTPSVLVPRPESEALIEWLLELTGDEITPKKLVDVGTGSGILGITAKLERPHLDVLLTDIDAKALTVATRNAEQLGASVHTRRDNLLDTQGYQAEYIVANLPYVDEAWNDVSPELQHEPQHALYASQGGLKLIYQLLPQLERWLTPGGIALLEADPTQHATIQDAAQSYGLNGIGSHDYALGLVRD from the coding sequence ATGACAATCTCCGCCTGGCTTATAGACGCCACTAAGCAGCTTAAAGACATCGGCATTGAATCAAACCGATTGGATGCTGAATTGATATTGGCCCACACCCTTCGCAAACCTCGCACCTACCTCCATGCCCACCTAGACGAAGAAATTGACGAGCGCCGCTACGACATCGCAAACGCCCGGCTCGACCTGCGCCTGGAACGCACACCACTCGCCTACATCACAGGCCACAAAGAGTTCTACGGCCGCAGCTTCAGTGTGACGCCTAGCGTACTCGTGCCCCGTCCAGAGTCTGAAGCTCTAATCGAGTGGCTCCTCGAGCTTACTGGAGACGAGATCACTCCCAAGAAGCTGGTCGATGTCGGCACCGGCTCTGGCATCCTGGGTATCACCGCCAAGCTCGAGCGTCCGCACCTGGATGTGCTGCTCACAGACATCGACGCTAAAGCCCTCACTGTAGCCACTCGCAACGCCGAGCAACTCGGTGCATCCGTACATACTCGCCGCGACAATTTACTCGACACCCAGGGATACCAAGCCGAATATATCGTGGCTAATTTGCCATATGTCGACGAAGCGTGGAATGACGTATCGCCAGAATTGCAGCATGAGCCGCAGCACGCGCTCTATGCCTCACAAGGTGGACTCAAGCTCATCTACCAGCTACTGCCCCAGCTCGAACGTTGGCTTACCCCTGGCGGCATAGCACTGCTTGAAGCCGATCCCACACAGCACGCTACTATACAAGATGCCGCCCAGTCATACGGACTGAACGGCATAGGCTCGCACGATTATGCGCTTGGACTCGTGCGAGACTAG
- a CDS encoding DUF11 domain-containing protein — protein MKTTYREAMKNINSRVAAVLVVSAAIVGLSTQAMAWGPERPTTSGETGADYVTFNSITDNKKVGDERNFVRIREAGTGEYINDMKVQPGKQYEVMTYYHNNAKTSLNASGAGIAKDVSVRTKMPSVVKASEKGTISSVISSSNANPKEVWDEAYVTTDTDVALKYISGSATITSNGPVNGQVLPDSLFSTGTLIGYDSLNGVLPGCAQYSGFVIYKFRVDAPNFTVSKQVSPTGQKQWQENYAAKPGERVDYKVIYTNTGTTAQNDVNIKDTLPKGMVYMPGSTKVYNTANPSGRGVSDNIVSSGINIGNYAAGGNAVITYSATVAAANELNCNANTLTNKVSAITSGGAKDDTATVTVNVSCAASECKPGVPTGDARCGACTPTEGQVVDANGNCVVASGSLPTTGPAETILTIIGVGALTAGFAYWYRSRKNLKKALAGVDLEHEAAAHDAPKLLKARTDSHVEDDKKDF, from the coding sequence ATGAAGACAACATATCGCGAAGCAATGAAGAATATCAACAGTCGAGTAGCTGCCGTATTGGTGGTGTCTGCGGCCATTGTTGGCCTGAGCACTCAGGCGATGGCCTGGGGTCCAGAGCGCCCTACAACAAGTGGTGAGACTGGTGCGGACTATGTGACGTTCAACTCGATTACTGACAATAAAAAGGTCGGTGATGAGCGTAACTTTGTTCGTATTCGCGAAGCTGGTACCGGTGAATATATCAACGACATGAAAGTACAGCCTGGTAAACAGTACGAGGTGATGACATACTACCACAACAATGCCAAAACAAGCTTGAACGCAAGTGGAGCCGGTATCGCCAAAGACGTGTCCGTACGCACCAAGATGCCAAGTGTGGTAAAGGCCTCAGAGAAGGGTACCATCAGTAGCGTCATTTCTTCGAGTAATGCAAATCCAAAAGAAGTTTGGGACGAAGCCTATGTTACGACTGATACCGATGTTGCGCTCAAGTATATTTCTGGATCGGCTACAATCACCAGTAATGGTCCTGTCAATGGTCAGGTGCTGCCAGATTCACTGTTTAGTACGGGTACGCTCATAGGCTACGACAGTCTCAACGGCGTACTGCCTGGTTGCGCGCAATACTCGGGCTTTGTGATATACAAATTCCGTGTTGATGCACCAAACTTTACCGTGTCGAAGCAGGTTTCACCGACTGGCCAGAAGCAGTGGCAAGAAAACTACGCAGCAAAGCCCGGTGAACGTGTTGATTACAAGGTAATCTATACTAATACCGGCACAACTGCACAAAACGATGTAAATATCAAAGATACATTACCAAAAGGCATGGTCTATATGCCGGGTAGTACCAAGGTATATAATACAGCTAATCCAAGCGGCCGCGGTGTAAGTGACAATATTGTCTCGAGCGGTATAAACATTGGAAACTATGCCGCTGGTGGTAATGCAGTTATTACCTATAGTGCGACTGTAGCTGCGGCGAACGAACTTAACTGTAACGCCAATACACTTACAAATAAGGTGTCCGCCATTACTTCTGGTGGTGCGAAAGATGACACGGCAACCGTAACGGTTAACGTAAGCTGTGCCGCCAGTGAATGTAAGCCAGGTGTTCCTACCGGTGACGCGCGCTGTGGCGCATGTACTCCTACCGAAGGCCAGGTGGTAGACGCCAACGGTAACTGTGTAGTTGCAAGCGGTAGTCTACCTACCACTGGTCCTGCCGAGACTATCCTCACTATTATCGGTGTGGGTGCCCTGACAGCTGGATTTGCTTACTGGTACCGCAGTCGCAAGAACCTCAAAAAGGCGCTTGCAGGTGTCGACCTTGAGCACGAAGCAGCTGCGCACGATGCGCCAAAGCTACTCAAGGCTCGTACTGATAGTCACGTCGAAGACGACAAAAAAGATTTCTAA
- the rplU gene encoding 50S ribosomal protein L21, whose product MTKKAVIRVGGKQFVVAEKETLLVDLLPEGTKELKTDALLVIDGDKTTVGTPTVKGVVVTAKVTEPEVKGDKIRVIRYKSKKRVNTQTGHRQKYSKLEIVTIK is encoded by the coding sequence ATGACAAAGAAAGCAGTCATCCGTGTCGGCGGCAAACAGTTCGTCGTAGCGGAAAAAGAGACCCTCCTGGTGGACCTCCTCCCGGAAGGAACAAAAGAGCTCAAGACGGACGCGCTCCTCGTCATCGATGGTGACAAAACCACTGTCGGTACGCCAACTGTCAAAGGTGTCGTTGTAACTGCAAAAGTTACCGAGCCAGAAGTAAAAGGCGACAAAATCCGCGTGATTCGCTACAAGAGCAAAAAGCGCGTCAACACCCAGACTGGCCACCGCCAGAAATACAGCAAGCTGGAGATCGTCACGATCAAATAA